Proteins from a single region of Gemmatirosa kalamazoonensis:
- a CDS encoding carboxypeptidase-like regulatory domain-containing protein: MRVERLAASCLMLAACSNLGAQTVRGIVTAAGVRVPGAIVLLVDSGGRTVARVATRDDGAYAAVAPATGPFTLRVLRIGYAPTTVGPLPLRAGTTTRDVALTSVAVRLSEVRVSDRPTCRVQVDSAAAAFRVWDEARKALLGESLTRREALVMRVTTSERTLDADGARVVHDTSVTRMAPSVRPFASLPPESLAVVGYVAHGASSDGEWTYWAPDAEVLLSDAFATAHCFRAAAPSADSVRLARWVGVAFSPARPRADVADVEGVLWLDRATAELREFSYRYVNVPGDARLAARANAGGRVEFLRLPDGGWIVQRWVIRVPIVVAHPAAARNAAVVPGVRNVAPPAAELAGVRLAGGDVSEVRRGAAVLWERGRVAVRVRVVEADGGAPVRDAIVELDSLAAVTADDGVATLLRVSPGAHLLRARTPALALLRAAPPARTVRIADEAEEPLVLAVPSEAAALVQACGARAAAWDEAMVRGSVDGAVPNDGARAEATWQVAYARLGGGPPVVVTERREATVEGGEFALCGVPRGVDVTVRARRGAAAGAPVMVRVPPRAVGQAVRLPSPS, translated from the coding sequence GTGCGCGTTGAGCGCCTCGCCGCGTCGTGCCTGATGCTCGCCGCGTGCAGCAACCTCGGCGCGCAGACGGTGCGCGGCATCGTGACGGCGGCGGGGGTGCGGGTGCCCGGCGCGATCGTGCTGCTCGTCGACTCCGGTGGACGCACCGTGGCGCGCGTCGCCACCCGCGACGACGGCGCGTACGCCGCCGTGGCGCCGGCGACGGGGCCGTTCACGCTCCGCGTGCTGCGCATCGGCTACGCGCCTACCACGGTGGGTCCGCTCCCGCTGCGCGCCGGCACGACGACGCGCGACGTCGCGCTCACGAGCGTCGCGGTGCGGCTGTCCGAGGTGCGCGTGAGCGACCGCCCGACGTGCCGCGTGCAGGTCGACTCCGCCGCCGCTGCGTTCCGCGTGTGGGACGAGGCGCGCAAGGCGCTGCTCGGCGAGTCGCTCACGCGTCGCGAGGCGCTCGTCATGCGTGTCACGACGTCGGAGCGCACGCTCGATGCCGACGGCGCGCGCGTGGTGCACGACACGAGCGTGACGCGGATGGCGCCGAGCGTGCGGCCGTTCGCGAGCCTGCCGCCCGAGTCGCTCGCCGTCGTCGGCTACGTCGCGCACGGCGCCTCGTCGGACGGCGAGTGGACGTACTGGGCGCCCGACGCCGAGGTGCTGCTGAGCGACGCGTTCGCGACGGCGCACTGCTTCCGCGCCGCGGCGCCGAGCGCGGACAGCGTGCGGCTCGCGCGATGGGTCGGCGTCGCGTTCTCGCCCGCGCGCCCGCGCGCCGACGTCGCCGACGTGGAGGGCGTGCTGTGGCTCGACCGCGCGACGGCGGAGCTGCGCGAGTTCTCCTATCGCTACGTGAACGTGCCGGGCGACGCGCGCCTCGCCGCGCGCGCGAACGCCGGCGGCCGCGTCGAGTTCCTGCGGCTGCCTGACGGCGGGTGGATCGTGCAGCGGTGGGTGATCCGCGTGCCGATCGTCGTCGCCCATCCCGCCGCGGCGCGGAACGCGGCCGTGGTGCCCGGCGTGCGGAACGTCGCGCCGCCGGCCGCGGAGCTCGCGGGCGTGCGGCTCGCCGGCGGCGACGTGAGCGAGGTGCGGCGCGGCGCCGCGGTGCTGTGGGAGCGCGGACGCGTCGCGGTGCGCGTGCGCGTGGTGGAGGCCGACGGCGGCGCGCCGGTGCGCGACGCGATCGTGGAGCTCGACTCGCTCGCCGCCGTCACGGCCGACGACGGCGTCGCGACGCTGCTCCGCGTGTCGCCGGGTGCGCACCTGCTGCGCGCGCGCACGCCGGCGCTCGCGCTCCTGCGCGCCGCGCCGCCCGCGCGCACCGTGCGCATCGCGGACGAGGCCGAGGAGCCGCTCGTGCTCGCGGTGCCGTCGGAAGCGGCCGCGCTCGTGCAGGCGTGCGGCGCGCGCGCGGCGGCGTGGGACGAGGCGATGGTGCGCGGCAGCGTCGACGGCGCGGTGCCTAACGACGGCGCGCGCGCCGAGGCGACGTGGCAGGTGGCCTACGCGCGGCTCGGCGGCGGCCCACCGGTGGTGGTGACGGAGCGCCGCGAGGCGACCGTGGAGGGCGGCGAGTTCGCGCTCTGCGGCGTGCCGCGCGGCGTCGACGTCACCGTGCGCGCGCGGCGGGGCGCGGCCGCGGGGGCGCCGGTGATGGTGCGCGTGCCCCCGCGCGCCGTCGGTCAGGCGGTGCGGCTTCCGTCCCCCTCGTAG
- a CDS encoding cupin domain-containing protein produces the protein MPSPPPDEVDAALAVLGLGDGVPNDAARELVALATAGVALADTPTPETIVPVAPPAGLRARLLDRIRREQRFQFVHADEGQWTALPTGGGHAKLLYDGGRPGERTRLLRLPAGDTGDALADLHDPALLVVAGELWRGDVRCAPGDFAQSVPNDGAQSWRAATPATVLVVERGVAPAAARRAAMIPAGASGWRTMAPGTRVRPLAGGPAESVDVMLLEMDAGSVLPEHEHGGLEEIFLLRGSCRAQGRSIRAGDYHRAAHGSEHEDTTTDEGCLMLVVLRKAA, from the coding sequence GTGCCCTCCCCGCCGCCCGACGAGGTGGACGCCGCGCTCGCCGTGCTCGGACTCGGCGACGGCGTGCCTAACGATGCGGCCCGCGAGCTCGTCGCGCTGGCGACCGCGGGCGTGGCGCTCGCCGACACGCCGACGCCGGAGACCATCGTGCCGGTGGCCCCGCCGGCCGGGCTGCGCGCGCGGCTGCTCGACCGCATCCGGCGCGAGCAGCGGTTCCAGTTCGTGCACGCCGACGAGGGGCAGTGGACCGCGCTCCCGACCGGGGGCGGCCACGCGAAGCTGCTCTACGACGGCGGCCGCCCGGGCGAGCGCACGCGTCTCCTCCGCCTGCCGGCCGGCGACACCGGCGACGCGCTCGCCGACCTGCACGATCCCGCGCTGCTCGTCGTCGCGGGCGAGCTGTGGCGCGGGGACGTGCGCTGCGCGCCCGGCGACTTCGCGCAGAGCGTGCCTAACGACGGGGCGCAGTCGTGGCGCGCCGCGACGCCGGCCACCGTGCTCGTCGTCGAGCGCGGCGTCGCGCCGGCCGCCGCGCGGCGCGCCGCGATGATCCCGGCCGGCGCCAGCGGCTGGCGCACGATGGCGCCCGGCACGCGCGTGCGCCCGCTCGCCGGCGGCCCGGCCGAATCGGTCGACGTCATGCTGCTGGAGATGGACGCGGGCTCGGTGCTGCCGGAGCACGAGCACGGTGGGCTCGAGGAGATCTTCCTGCTCCGCGGCTCGTGTCGCGCGCAGGGCCGCTCCATCCGCGCCGGCGACTACCACCGCGCCGCGCACGGCTCCGAGCACGAGGACACGACGACGGACGAGGGGTGCCTCATGCTCGTCGTGCTGCGCAAGGCCGCGTGA
- a CDS encoding RNA polymerase sigma factor, producing MQRGIQQTVERVPGATPLALAPTPRADAPDWRAAAGLVARVAAGDEGALSALYDAYAPMLYTVALRIVRAEADAEEVVLETFTQAWQRAASYDGARGSVFAWLVTICRTRALDLLRGRTRSARALERATTSEDAPPALAAWHPDPAADLDRRDRYGRLAAAVHALPPSIRQVVELVLTESLTHTELAERLDIPLGTVKTRMRSGLQLLRGALGASLLD from the coding sequence ATGCAACGCGGAATCCAGCAGACCGTCGAGCGCGTCCCGGGAGCGACCCCCCTCGCTCTCGCGCCCACGCCCCGCGCCGACGCACCCGACTGGCGCGCCGCCGCCGGACTGGTGGCGCGCGTCGCGGCGGGCGACGAGGGCGCCCTCTCCGCGCTCTACGACGCCTACGCGCCGATGCTGTACACGGTCGCGCTGCGCATCGTGCGCGCCGAGGCCGACGCCGAGGAGGTCGTGCTCGAGACGTTCACGCAGGCGTGGCAGCGCGCCGCGAGCTACGACGGCGCCCGGGGCTCCGTGTTCGCGTGGCTCGTGACGATCTGCCGCACGCGCGCGCTCGACCTCCTGCGCGGCCGCACCCGCAGCGCGCGCGCCCTCGAGCGCGCGACGACGAGCGAAGACGCTCCGCCGGCGCTCGCCGCGTGGCATCCCGACCCCGCGGCGGATCTCGACCGGCGCGACCGCTACGGCCGGCTCGCCGCCGCGGTGCACGCGCTGCCGCCGTCGATCCGGCAGGTGGTGGAGCTCGTCCTCACCGAATCGCTCACGCACACCGAGCTGGCCGAGCGTCTCGACATCCCGCTGGGCACCGTGAAGACGCGCATGCGCAGCGGCCTGCAGCTGCTGCGCGGCGCGCTCGGCGCGTCGCTCCTCGACTAG
- a CDS encoding nuclear transport factor 2 family protein, translating to MSPRRCLLASFVAGALLSPPRAHAQPPDREGVRRAVLDYVEGFYDGDSTRLLRSVAPFVRKIGYYRASPDSAYRPSAMSFPDGFMSYARGVREGRNHTPAGAAKEIALLDVQDQTASAKLTAWWGTDYLLLARHDGRWMITHVLWQSPPAR from the coding sequence ATGTCCCCTCGCCGATGCCTCCTCGCCTCCTTCGTCGCCGGCGCGCTGCTCTCGCCGCCGCGCGCGCACGCGCAGCCGCCCGATCGGGAGGGCGTGCGCCGGGCGGTGCTCGACTACGTGGAGGGCTTCTACGACGGCGACTCGACGCGGCTGCTGCGCAGCGTCGCGCCGTTCGTGCGGAAGATCGGCTACTACCGCGCGAGCCCCGATTCCGCGTACCGGCCGAGCGCGATGTCGTTCCCCGACGGGTTCATGTCGTACGCGCGGGGCGTGCGCGAGGGGCGCAACCACACGCCGGCGGGGGCGGCGAAGGAGATCGCGCTGCTCGACGTACAGGACCAGACGGCGAGCGCGAAGCTCACCGCGTGGTGGGGCACGGACTACCTGCTGCTCGCGCGCCACGACGGGCGGTGGATGATCACGCACGTGCTCTGGCAGTCGCCGCCGGCACGATGA
- a CDS encoding alpha/beta hydrolase family protein, with protein MNTISFVRRSRGFRRLSCLTGRAVGVIGVICGSRAAAGQPGPMAGWWAGAFVRAGSVEQVAAEVVPDGDSLALVLSFPDRPLVPPARLPLRTDGAGRFRFGTPYGAARVALDSAVQELVGVVGPDSAGVRVHLRRMLPPATHEVVREAVRVASGRVTLPGTLFRPVGVRRPAVAILVQGRGCGPITGFEAQGEMLARHGVAALAYDKRGVDSTRRCDTATIADLAEDVVTIARFLARRGDVDPARIGTVSRSAGGWVSALASSRAPIAFLAMLVGPSTSVARQQLGSMEVVAHRLRLAPNDSVDAVRYVEVSVGPSDRARRYAELTRLLAAGRRAGWAQEFLEPDDVANGEAAADSLWARRNAYDPASDLRRFRGPILAIYGGADEVVPAEENVALLRRLAADAGNSRVRTLVVPEAGHGLDQPEAMRTIDLDTGAPLTYWKARRTPPIVHETLLDFLREAGMMGDGR; from the coding sequence ATGAACACCATCTCGTTCGTCCGCAGATCACGCGGATTCCGCAGACTATCATGCCTAACGGGCCGAGCGGTCGGCGTGATCGGCGTGATCTGCGGCTCACGAGCCGCCGCGGGCCAGCCCGGCCCCATGGCCGGCTGGTGGGCTGGTGCGTTCGTGCGCGCGGGCTCGGTGGAGCAGGTCGCGGCCGAGGTGGTGCCTGACGGCGACTCGTTGGCGCTCGTGCTGTCGTTCCCCGACCGGCCGCTGGTGCCGCCGGCGCGGCTCCCGCTGCGCACCGACGGCGCGGGACGGTTCCGCTTCGGCACGCCGTACGGCGCCGCGCGCGTGGCGCTCGACTCCGCGGTGCAGGAGCTCGTCGGCGTCGTGGGGCCGGACAGCGCGGGCGTGCGCGTGCACCTGCGCCGCATGCTCCCGCCGGCGACGCACGAGGTCGTGCGCGAGGCGGTGCGCGTGGCGAGCGGGCGCGTCACGCTGCCCGGCACGCTGTTCCGCCCGGTCGGCGTGCGGCGCCCCGCGGTCGCGATCCTCGTGCAGGGGCGCGGCTGCGGTCCCATCACCGGCTTCGAGGCGCAGGGGGAGATGCTCGCGCGCCACGGCGTCGCCGCGCTCGCGTACGACAAGCGCGGCGTCGACTCCACGCGGCGGTGCGATACGGCGACGATCGCGGATCTCGCGGAGGACGTCGTCACCATCGCGCGATTCCTCGCCCGACGCGGCGACGTGGATCCCGCGCGCATCGGCACGGTGTCGCGGAGCGCCGGCGGGTGGGTGAGCGCGCTCGCGTCGTCGCGCGCACCGATCGCGTTCCTCGCGATGCTCGTCGGCCCATCGACGAGCGTCGCGCGACAGCAGCTCGGCAGCATGGAGGTCGTCGCGCACCGGCTGCGCCTCGCGCCTAACGATTCCGTCGACGCGGTACGTTACGTGGAGGTCAGCGTCGGGCCGAGCGACCGCGCGCGGCGCTACGCCGAGCTCACTCGCCTGCTCGCCGCCGGCCGGCGCGCCGGCTGGGCGCAGGAGTTTTTGGAGCCCGACGACGTCGCGAACGGGGAGGCCGCCGCCGACAGCCTGTGGGCGCGGCGCAACGCGTACGACCCGGCGTCGGACCTCCGCCGCTTCCGCGGACCGATCCTCGCGATCTACGGTGGGGCCGACGAGGTGGTGCCCGCCGAGGAGAACGTCGCGCTGCTGCGCCGCCTCGCCGCGGATGCGGGAAACTCGCGCGTGCGCACGCTCGTCGTGCCGGAGGCGGGGCACGGCCTCGATCAGCCCGAAGCGATGCGCACGATCGACCTCGACACCGGCGCGCCGCTCACGTACTGGAAGGCGCGTCGCACGCCGCCCATCGTGCACGAGACACTGCTGGATTTCCTGCGAGAGGCCGGAATGATGGGCGACGGGCGTTGA
- a CDS encoding sensor histidine kinase yields the protein MPPFWLLQTGGWIAFSVAMALSRLGMYPLVYMVATKTLLAVLGVVVSLGLRALYRRLLPGEPGVGRTIVVCVVASYVAAAVWTAVYNVVDAPLATAMLGRRIHVDNALELLAGTVYHAFALLAWSVLYLAIKHQARLHAERERALRAEAHLHQARLEALRYQINPHFRFNTLNAISTLVVEGRTDEATVMIARLGEFLRLTLAGEGVPEIPLAEELDFVERYLEIEQVRFGERLRVRVDAAPGLASHRVPALILQPLVENAVKHAVATRETGGSIAVSARRAGDALVLAVEDDGPGLGDGPPVARGIGLANTRDRLRERYGDGAALSLEAPDGGGLRATIRIPLAA from the coding sequence GTGCCGCCGTTCTGGCTCCTGCAGACCGGTGGCTGGATCGCGTTCTCCGTCGCGATGGCGCTGTCGCGGCTCGGCATGTACCCGCTCGTGTACATGGTCGCGACGAAGACGCTGCTGGCAGTGCTCGGCGTCGTGGTGTCGCTCGGGCTGCGCGCGCTGTACCGCCGGCTACTCCCGGGCGAGCCGGGCGTGGGGCGGACGATCGTGGTGTGCGTGGTGGCGTCCTACGTCGCGGCCGCGGTGTGGACGGCGGTGTACAACGTCGTCGACGCGCCGCTCGCCACGGCGATGCTCGGCCGACGCATCCACGTCGACAACGCGCTCGAGCTGCTCGCCGGCACCGTGTACCACGCGTTCGCGCTGCTCGCGTGGAGCGTGCTGTACCTCGCCATCAAGCACCAGGCGCGCCTGCACGCGGAGCGCGAGCGGGCGTTGCGCGCGGAGGCGCATCTGCACCAGGCGCGGCTCGAGGCGCTGCGCTACCAGATCAACCCGCACTTCCGGTTCAACACGCTGAACGCGATCTCCACGCTCGTCGTCGAGGGGCGCACCGACGAGGCGACGGTGATGATCGCGCGGCTCGGCGAGTTCCTGCGCCTCACGCTGGCCGGCGAGGGTGTGCCGGAGATCCCGCTGGCCGAGGAGCTGGACTTCGTCGAGCGATACCTCGAGATCGAGCAGGTGCGGTTCGGAGAACGGCTTCGCGTACGCGTCGACGCGGCGCCGGGGCTCGCGTCGCATCGCGTGCCGGCGCTCATCCTGCAGCCGCTCGTGGAGAACGCGGTGAAGCACGCCGTGGCGACGCGCGAGACGGGCGGCAGCATCGCGGTGAGCGCGCGCCGAGCGGGCGATGCGCTCGTGCTGGCGGTCGAGGACGACGGCCCCGGGCTCGGCGACGGGCCGCCGGTCGCGCGCGGCATCGGGCTCGCGAACACCCGCGACCGGCTCCGCGAGCGCTATGGCGACGGCGCCGCGCTGTCGCTGGAGGCGCCCGACGGCGGCGGGCTGCGGGCGACGATACGGATCCCGCTGGCGGCGTGA